A single window of Anomaloglossus baeobatrachus isolate aAnoBae1 chromosome 9, aAnoBae1.hap1, whole genome shotgun sequence DNA harbors:
- the LOC142250368 gene encoding olfactory receptor 5V1-like — protein sequence MYPEKIANITHFIIVGISSVPELQLLIFLLALLIYLFTIGGNMTILQLVCLDCHLHTPMYFFLANLSIIDMTSSTNTLYMILTGFLSGSTMVSYAGCILQMYIWVSLIGLELLILSAMSYDRYVAICKPLKYNMIMNYKLCGPLASVCWVSAFLQSLPHTIVVTKFSCYKSIEINHFFCDILPLKYITCSDTSLLDHFILSSVLFHLFFSFPLTFTPYIFIIATILRIPSTIGRRKAFHTCSSHLMVVILLYVALLCQYLNPGQKNNLDSSKLFSLFNTAAVPMLNPLIYSLKNRDVKMALQRELKKITREF from the coding sequence ATGTATCCAGAAAAGATCGCCAATATCACTCATTTCATCATTGTTGGAATTTCCAGTGTTCCAGAGCTACAACTTCTAATCTTCCTTCTGGCTCTTCTCATCTATCTCTTCACCATTGGTGGGAACATGACCATTCTTCAACTAGTCTGCCTGGATTGTCACCTTCACACTCCCATGTACTTttttttggccaatttatccattaTAGACATGACTTCCTCTACGAACACTTTATATATGATCCTTACAGGCTTTTTGTCCGGAAGTACCATGGTGTCATATGCCGGTTGTATTCTACAGATGTACATTTGGGTATCATTGATAGGACTTGAACTTCTAATATTGTCAGCCATGAGTTATGATAGGTATGTTGCCATATGCAAGCCATTGAAATATAATATGATCATGAATTATAAGCTATGTGGTCCATTGGCTTCTGTCTGTTGGGTCTCCGCGTTTCTTCAAAGTCTACCTCACACCATCGTTGTCACCAAGTTTTCCTGCTACAAGTCAATTGAGATCAACCACTTCTTTTGTGATATTTTGCCTTTGAAATACATTACTTGTAGCGACACATCTCTTTTGGATCATTTCATTCTCTCCAGTgtactttttcatttatttttctcttttcctttGACTTTTACCCCCTATATTTTCATAATTGCCACGATATTGAGAATACCTTCTACCATCGGTAGACGTAAAGCCTTCCACACGTGCTCCTCACACCTGATGGTGGTCATCCTTCTTTACGTGGCTCTCCTCTGCCAATACCTGAATCCTGGACAAAAGAATAACTTGGACTCCAGTAAACTTTTCTCCTTGTTTAACACGGCTGCCGTCCCGATGCTTAACCCTTtaatttacagtttgaaaaatagagATGTTAAGATGGCTCTTCAACGGGAACTAAAAAAAATTACAAGGGAATTTTGA